The genomic interval tataattgtcAAAAACTCCCTTGACAAGCTGACAacataagtttataatattgcctttatttttaacaattcttttatttacatttattataaattaaataaattacatgaatagaaactaaataaaaaaaattaagtattaaaaacaagaaatatatgttttgatatgagcaaaaaaattaataataaattttttcttgtaattatttattttgtgaacattttcttataataaacattttataatattttaaaattaaatgtaaaaagtataggtaaaatattttattatttatcttataataaatttttatttgtcattcaagttttcttataataatttttttatcattttactaataattttcttatatatttattataagaaaattttcacaaaataaataagtataaaaaaatttattattaatttttttgttcatatcaaaatatatatttcttgtttttaatgcttaatgttttatttagtttctattcatatgatttatttaatttaataaatataaataaaagagtagttgaaaataaaggtaatattgtaaacttatgctATTATGGGGGTTTgtggccattataaaaacagcagaaggaaaaatgatatatgttgattactgtaGGGGGGAGATTGACAATATTCCTATGTGGAAGTGATGTTCATCACTTCAAGGTGAAAAAGCTTTCCGTCTGTCTCTATGCAAAATCTTGATGATTGTATGATATGCCAAAGGCTGTCGCTGCTtattttatgcaaaatgtTGTTTATGATAAGACTATGAGATGTGCCaattttattgtgaaaaaacCTATGGTAATTGGACATGAGTGTGCTGTGATCATAGAAGCAGTTGGCAGTGAAGTTAAGTCCCTTGAGGTGGGTGATCGTGTGGCTCTAGAACCTGGTATTAGTTGCGGACACTGCAGTCTCTGCAAAGCTGGTAGCTATAATCTTTGCCCTGAAATGAGATTCTTTGGATCTCCTCCAACCAACGGCTCTCTTGCCCATAAGGTCAATGATCAGATGTCTTCAGCTTCCCAaactagaaattttttaatttcacatGCGGTCTATGTACATAAGAATTGTAAATAACggagacattttctttttcctgcAACTAGGTTGTGCATCCAGCAAAGTTATGCTACAAGTTACCTGACAATGTGAGCTTTGGAGGAAGGAGCAATGTGCAAACGTTGGACCTGAAACCAATGTATTGATCTTGAGATGAGGACCGATAGGCCTTGTTACCCTGTTAGCTACTCGAGAATTTGGTGCCCCCAGAATTGTCATCACTGATGTTGATGTTCAGCGTCTATTTATTGCGAGGAATTTTTGCGCGGATAAAACAGTTAAATTCTCAAGAGATATCGAGGTTAATTGTCAGATATAGAAGATTATCACTCTGTTTTCACTTTCCCAATTTTTTCTAGGCCTTGAAGCTGTGCAAAAACATTGGCAGGACGTTGATACAGAAGTGGGGAAGATACAAAATGCAATGGGTTCAGGCATTGATGTGAGCTTTGATTGTGTTGGGTTTGACAAAACCATGTCAACGGCTTTGAATGCCACTTGTCCAGGAGGCAAAGTTTGCCTGATAGGATTAGCCAAGAGCGAGATGACGGTTGCTCTGACGCCGGCGGCTGCAAGGTGATGAGAAATAAAGTAATAAGCTCAACTTTGGTTCATATTACACGGCGACAattccattttatttaatcgtTTGCCCAAACGTTTACATGGCCGTTGTATTGTACAGATTAAACATGACCTTGATTGCAGTACATTGTATCTTACAGATTAAACATGACCTTGATTGCAGTACCACCACGAGCACTTGTTTCAAAGGCCTCTTCCACTTCTTTCTGGGAGAAACCAAACCTGTGCGTGACAAGGGGCTTTACATCAATCTTTCCGCTTCTAAGCAACTCCAGACACAGTGGCCAGGTGTTCTTGTAGCGAAACACCCCCACCACATCCACTTCCCTGCGTTCGCAATTATGCTCATAAATTTAAGGGTAAAAGGTTCAGACGGATTTTAGTCCAATTAAAAGCTGAAACGGGTTATTCAGCTTAAGAAGTCATTAAACATATGTTTcgagaaaaggaaaggaaaaacAGTCATTAAACAGAAACAATATACAAGATGGTTTGTGGAGGTTGTTCTTGACATGCCATCGTGTTCTATTGGATAACATACAGCCCAAGCACAAGAATTTGTTTACATTCTTCTTCCAAGTCTATTGATTCTAGAACATTCCAACTTTTAttcaacaacttttgtttaccattttacattttcttaaaaatgatGGCTTTATGATCTTTTTGGTAATtgtattcaatttttattctctcattttttttaaatccattTGTTCCCAATCCAATAATGAAATGCCCCTCCCACgagttttgtgttttttttttttttttggcatttcAGAGACTTAGTGGTCGTTTGCTTTTTTGACTTgacttaattgacttaattttaatcaattaagtcattaaatctatttgttttttcaacttaatgaaaaatttcagctattaagtcattaagttattgaactaatttttttttaccttttttgcttaatataaaaagttttaatgGTACCATTAAAAGGTAttctccaaaatattcatatctcactaattaattttcatcatttcctgaacaaaatttaataattagcattattactTATCTCtatataacttgtgataatatatagtggtagattattattattttcatctttttatttttttcaaattaacattatttatcttcatatttttttatgaatatttttcatataaagacatcataaactataataaattagattaacatatttaatataaaatattaaagagttgTATTCAACTGAATATGatttatgttataataatatattatcttatttatattttttgatatgtttattatttgtttaacatttataatttgtaaggatataaatgtaaaaatattagttttatattttttttaggtttggaaaataatttaaaatttatttttagcaattcagataaaaaaaacatttcactaattcaaattttctcagatttccaaaaaaaaaaaaagtgatctTAAAGTGAATTTGCTGAAACTAACTAGAAACTTAAAGTAAATAGCGTTACTATTTACCCCGAGTTAAACTCCAAAACTAATGCAAACGACGatgtttcatcttttttttttttttttttgcctttcaTTCTCCCTAAAATGACGTCGTTTTGGCTTAGTTAAGGCAAAAGCAACGTCGGCCCAAAattgctttctcttcctcttcgtCTCTCAGCCATTCGCCTTCCATGTCTCTGTAAAACAACTGCTTTATCTTCCCCTTCGTTTCACAGCCGTTCGCGATCCACAACCGGTAGCCACCATAACGCATACCTAGTCATTAGCATCACCATCAGTCCATCACGCCTGGCAGCCACCTTGTTCAAGATTTCCTTTTTGCCTTATCTAAGCCAAATCCAATCACCTAGAAGGAAGATCAAAGCTTAAAGGTTTTGCCAAATCGGTTTTGTTTCTTGAAATCGGTTTTGTCTAAGCCAAATCGATTTTGTCGTTGAAACGAAGATGAAGAGAAAGCAATTAAGGCTGACGTTAGCTAAACAAAACGGCGTCGTTTTAAggtgaatgaaaaaaaaaaaagatcaaacaACATCGCTTGAATTAGTTTTGGGGTTTGACCTAGGGTATATAGCATTTTCCTAAAGTAAATAACGGAGTAccccaaaacaagaaaaaaaaaaagaaaagaaaaccgTAAATCAAGTACCTTACAGCAGCTGGAGTGAGTGGGACAGTCATTTCATGATGACCCATCCCCACGAGGCAAACTTTACCACCTGCACAAGTGGCGCCCAGTGCTGTTGACATGGTTTTGTTAAGGCCTGCACAATCAAAGCTCACATCTATTCCTGTCCCCATGGCTTTCTGTATCTTTTCCACTTCTTCAGCTATATCCTGCAAATTACTCGATGCATAGCGGTTTATTCAAGCAGAAAAAACAAGCGTGAGGAGCACATGAACAATTTTCAAACGAACCAAAGCTCAAGCTCACCTCTACTCTGATAACAAGAATAATGCAGATTAGAGTTGTCAACTTTcaaacagaaaacaaaaggtACTGAGAACAAAAATGAACTGAGGAAGTTAGAACAAGGTCTTAATGCAACAGAGTTGGTTGAACAAAACATGTTGTTATGATGATTAAGAGAAAGCCAGAAAGGGAAGGATTGTGAGCATGAAGATTTTGAGATgtcttttacttttctaaaCTCTTCTGCTGGGCAATGAGCAGTAATATACCTGCAAATTTGTTGAaactttaacaatattatctgCACCAATTTCCTTTGCAACAGATAAACGATAGTCATCCACATCCACAATGACAATTCTAGGAGCTCCAAAAGCACGAGCTGCTAGCATTGTGACAAGTCCTATGGGCCCTGCACCCATGATAAGCACATTTGTCTCAGGACCGATATTGGCACGGCGGCAAGCATGAACACCAACACTCAAGGGCTCACACATAGCCCCTTCCTCCAGGCTCACATTGTCCGGCAG from Citrus sinensis cultivar Valencia sweet orange chromosome 9, DVS_A1.0, whole genome shotgun sequence carries:
- the LOC102613420 gene encoding sorbitol dehydrogenase isoform X2; translation: MGKGGMSQGEKEDGEEVNMAAWLMGVNTLKIQPFELPSLGPYDVLVRMKAVGICGSDVHFLKTLRLADFVVKEPMVIGHECAGVIEKVGSEVKTLVPGDRVALEPGISCWRCDHCKGGRYNLCPEMKFFATPPVHGSLANQVVHPADLCFKLPDNVSLEEGAMCEPLSVGVHACRRANIGPETNVLIMGAGPIGLVTMLAARAFGAPRIVIVDVDDYRLSVAKEIGADNIVKVSTNLQDIAEEVEKIQKAMGTGIDVSFDCAGLNKTMSTALGATCAGGKVCLVGMGHHEMTVPLTPAAVRYALWWLPVVDRERL
- the LOC102613420 gene encoding sorbitol dehydrogenase isoform X1, with amino-acid sequence MGKGGMSQGEKEDGEEVNMAAWLMGVNTLKIQPFELPSLGPYDVLVRMKAVGICGSDVHFLKTLRLADFVVKEPMVIGHECAGVIEKVGSEVKTLVPGDRVALEPGISCWRCDHCKGGRYNLCPEMKFFATPPVHGSLANQVVHPADLCFKLPDNVSLEEGAMCEPLSVGVHACRRANIGPETNVLIMGAGPIGLVTMLAARAFGAPRIVIVDVDDYRLSVAKEIGADNIVKVSTNLQDIAEEVEKIQKAMGTGIDVSFDCAGLNKTMSTALGATCAGGKVCLVGMGHHEMTVPLTPAAVREVDVVGVFRYKNTWPLCLELLRSGKIDVKPLVTHRFGFSQKEVEEAFETSARGGTAIKVMFNL
- the LOC102613420 gene encoding sorbitol dehydrogenase isoform X3; the encoded protein is MGKGGMSQGEKEDGEEVNMAAWLMGVNTLKIQPFELPSLGPYDVLVRMKAVGICGSDVHFLKTLRLADFVVKEPMVIGHECAGVIEKVGSEVKTLVPGDRVALEPGISCWRCDHCKGGRYNLCPEMKFFATPPVHGSLANQVVHPADLCFKLPDNVSLEEGAMCEPLSVGVHACRRANIGPETNVLIMGAGPIGLVTMLAARAFGAPRIVIVDVDDYRLSVAKEIGADNIVKVSTNLQDIAEEVEKIQKAMGTGIDVSFDCAGLNKTMSTALGATCAGGKVCLVGMGHHEMTVPLTPAAVR